In Drosophila miranda strain MSH22 chromosome Y unlocalized genomic scaffold, D.miranda_PacBio2.1 Contig_Y3_pilon, whole genome shotgun sequence, a single window of DNA contains:
- the LOC117194521 gene encoding uncharacterized protein LOC117194521 produces the protein MPAKKKLEGKAKAGSIPGDTGSVATATMVRRQMPPRACKSKSQSAARPSLSPSRLAKKPSLTPTTGSQAPSQTIAKSRPTGLETIFERPGDEDDGPTSSHAVAFGECQRRVLALVTGDKKEPCRRRAA, from the exons atgcctgcaaagaaaaaacttgAAGGCAAAGCTAAAG CCGGGAGTATACCGGGGGATACAGGATCTGTGGCAACCGCGACTATGGTTCGGCGCCAAATGCCGCCGCGCGcctgcaagagcaagagccagagcgcCGCCAGACCCAGTCTTAGTCCCAGCcgcctggccaagaagcccaGCCTGACGCCGACCACCGGTTCTCAGGCGCCATCGCAGACCATCGCAAAGTCGAGGCCCACCGGTCTCGAGACGATTTTTGAACGGCCCGGCGATGAGGACGACGGGCCAACCAGCAGCCATGCCGTGGCATTCGGCGAGTGCCAGCGCCGCGTCCTCGCCCTGGTTACGGGCGATAAAAAAGAACCCTGTCGCAGAAGAGCTGCCTGA
- the LOC117194756 gene encoding uncharacterized protein LOC117194756, with amino-acid sequence MANSSGGGYTIPTGTLSILPIAANAQLPTITTTASGYEPNDVITTIPVSLSIQRFPSSLSIVDLAQEQDGYSNSGSSNGMTVGPGAVGGGGITTTALLSVKPLNGSGNGNISRNNSFSLSFNLQDPTVRSSVRSAGAPTVDTVDNSSSGGTIALPQSGATATATATSATSTLAKHSPEVKTGEVYV; translated from the coding sequence AtggccaacagcagcggcggcgggtaCACCATTCCCACGGGGACCCTGAGCATCCTTCCCATCGCGGCGAACGCCCAGCTGCCGACCATCACGACAACGGCCAGTGGCTACGAGCCCAATGACGTCATCACCACGATCCCCGTCTCGCTCTCCATTCAGCGCTTCCCCTCGTCCCTGTCCATCGTGGACCTGGCCCAGGAGCAggacggctacagcaacagtggCTCCAGCAACGGCATGACCGTGGGGCCGGGTGCggtcggcggcggcggcatcacCACCACGGCCCTTCTGTCCGTGAAGCCCTtgaacggcagcggcaacggcaacatttCGCGGAACAACAGCTTCAGTCTGAGCTTCAACCTGCAGGACCCCACAGTGCGCTCCTCGGTGCGTTCGGCAGGAGCCCCCACAGTGGATACAGTGGACAACTCTTCATCCGGTGGCACGATCGCCCTGCCCCAGAGCGGcgccacggcaacggcaacggccacgAGTGCTACCTCAACCCTCGCCAAACACAGTCCCGAGGTCAAGACAGGAGAGGTCTATGTCTGA
- the LOC117194755 gene encoding multidrug resistance protein homolog 65-like, with translation MDEASGTTTTDGKSLDEAPVAAGLEPTQPIGFLQLFRFSTCGEIAWLFFGFLMCCVKALTLPAVVII, from the coding sequence ATGGACGAGGCTTCTGGCACGACGACAACCGATGGCAAGTCCCTGGATGAGGCGCCGGTGGCCGCAGGACTGGAGCCCACACAGCCGATCGGCTTCCTGCAGctctttcgcttctccacctgcGGGGAGATCGCGTGGCTCTTCTTTGGGTTCCTCATGTGCTGCGTCAAGGCGTTGACCCTGCCCGCAGTGGTCATCATTTAA